A portion of the Armatimonadota bacterium genome contains these proteins:
- the rpsO gene encoding 30S ribosomal protein S15 produces MPLPLEQKSVIMTEYATKPGDTGSPEVQIALLSARILQLTEHLKIHKKDHHSRRGLLMLVGQRRRLLNYLTKVDIERYRSVVQRLGLRR; encoded by the coding sequence ATGCCGCTCCCACTGGAGCAGAAGTCCGTCATTATGACGGAGTACGCCACGAAGCCGGGCGATACCGGCTCACCTGAGGTGCAGATTGCGCTGCTTTCCGCGCGCATCCTCCAACTAACGGAGCACCTGAAGATTCACAAGAAGGACCACCACAGCCGGCGCGGCCTGCTGATGTTGGTCGGGCAGCGCCGCCGACTGCTGAACTACCTTACAAAGGTAGACATCGAGCGTTACCGCTCTGTTGTACAGCGTTTGGGCCTGCGCCGCTAA
- the folB gene encoding dihydroneopterin aldolase: protein MVGDTRADKIILAGIQFRGHHGDSEAERTVGGRFEVDVIVAFDTRKAGTSDSLADTVDYYAMHKRILEIGQKERHQLLERLAGRIATVLLAEFGVAEVTVKVRKLMPPLEGIVAYSGVEITRTRSGV from the coding sequence ATGGTCGGAGACACACGCGCAGACAAGATTATACTCGCCGGTATCCAGTTTCGCGGTCATCATGGTGATTCCGAAGCGGAGAGGACGGTGGGCGGCCGCTTTGAAGTGGACGTCATCGTAGCGTTCGACACCCGGAAAGCCGGGACCTCCGATTCGCTGGCGGACACTGTCGACTACTATGCGATGCACAAGCGCATCCTGGAAATCGGGCAGAAGGAACGCCACCAGTTGCTGGAGCGTTTGGCAGGCAGGATAGCGACGGTTCTGCTGGCCGAATTCGGCGTAGCGGAAGTCACGGTGAAGGTCCGGAAGTTGATGCCGCCGTTGGAGGGAATTGTCGCATATTCCGGTGTGGAGATCACCCGGACACGGTCTGGTGTTTAA